A single Amphiura filiformis chromosome 8, Afil_fr2py, whole genome shotgun sequence DNA region contains:
- the LOC140158403 gene encoding uncharacterized protein, with amino-acid sequence MATTFWTHFLCIGFVLITAENHDEPNSPKQGEILPGIAFEEIMHMFADVLNQNTFKGSLAEACLSARRILDAVSSQDSGSFEFDLDSICLPIRESLTTGEDVDIYKEVCELLEFVNGNYYGYNYDEDRKYSDINIRDGYRWLLKSFILLTFDSSWYSPWRHYLVSPHELIHGAFKMDWKSGNMDCDLMSQELRGRTGKEFLDRAIRNSFFEALRYRHFPRNCSVSNDEPYDYDEEAAYTSSIIDNMISNVLGHVARDCNVLSNALDDFERGDRTAINEILNRAKDNYYRYVFDDMVCDSELLSSYRDNDPDFEEAIANYTGFSSTGQLCTALHNIYWFTEHPEYYEGNIEDIQHEYNTGMSIYGYHHSPINDPSSQYTSLLSLSSKFLTGNSTLSALNAVCSAFDDFGSEDRQLCDALSIAAISGHWKAFKDICEKDFLQRYDHNAWSEKFHANQPFNIIFNSFFLFTFNGDWNMPYRHEFISITKLLRQAYDLWPNYDTICQNVAESLDQPANVLVEGAIMHSFKYYIRDHILVTCALPLGPDGYTTTTLPAGQETPSMDKASAILADIFQFLLHFDSKEAMCSSLSNTLDEIRLAAERATRSFLRILEDETKCREFLKIHRYKEGFTDAIYRFTGYHRVRSFCNYLVQTFTSRTPEINTNRFQGKTLHEPFDVYLNRGDVFDGVNFTDLLPVAVNLLNSATVREGINLLCSTFQDALDQGRSDRAICEALISQQRNFQEECNVFNWLTADSGGSNRQRNIWPWFLFNRWLPDWFYDYSGFDHIFYMYTTESLPMKLDLPQMLNRILSFSDSSPYEAFCDRLSDIIVSQDDTLTIKHILDTVIDFTLDHLSRMAPKLCLAENMPFPDESTHEKHSTTTPSNKAKVCPPYDQTYWKHLHLGPVEGPMVGKLFAYLNTYVPIELMCEILCTEQNINTDILKTKSLVSLREVYTDSWHCRLFAAFIDSERQKAHKDIIPTLAEEMGFISTDSMCTAMVEAFNAGDTELDFDWSNVTAYYKYYYPKEFHPPTKGKVLPGVSFYQLVQMIGNIYNNTLRSSLTTICRILHIESHSNDFPFEYELCILANDAVTNKKRFQEYCYSEAAQYQTYFDHADDNIGYDDIVYPDGFPDHIFEEQSWAVSPEITALNDFAKARFGLDINNTYSVCEVGGEMLKLSMDGFIQTVTDGLSLVVKTFIRNQYDMICSNDINIEDIPTSNSTDFPSEFPAHLLAVLADYQSSEEFCNQLLHLIPTSNENRGTCIKETDDPILQDIVNKITSNALLVIKDKIVCGKVVDVFFTYFNEDLPVLTGHDTSNTLCTTVVDALTQPPDQASYSPPPVPSNVAEILETFEPFQEPGQILPFLTFDKAAELYGYLYNQPSLYDSLAYLCEHYNSTLFMIGDVPQEIRKVCNAFKDDGDINHAVSICKAIVVPLIYGSEYPIGLRQIDPLFEIQKILLNLAGGSIFMNTSTVTSAIETLINSEMNLKDLINGVLDDLLPSALQTAYDICDDWDAIDTFLKLESEFDGQRINAMWRLIGTLSGFATSAGEFDCDTLQSKIAAEHRTSRAVDTSTVVEDLKEKFWSYMTDINQCQVAVNSFMEYINHVNASWSSSDDTITHSNLFTNFTRYADAREFCKALVELVDIKDNCDESICTMADPQCGTNGQTFRNPCDLKLAMCSNPDLQLQHAGECQSGMCNGDRDCNGDCQGTAIVNECLYCVNGNTGRASDFGRDKCGVCISSDASYRLGVDCNGDCGGVADYDECGECTGGKTTKARSINDHRLDCNGVCDGTWVLDGCDICGPNNGHTDSYSMYKDCSGTCHPPGSDTAGWARRNTCDECVGGTTGLDESYGMNACGECRTDIMSCAGCDGVPYSGKEEDGCGVCEGDGTSCVKVSRIHPTIAPSGQNIQFVIRGAGLNHAGTKCVFDLDGSRTEVIGTSDGPQMITCGDVRIFLLLM; translated from the exons ATGGCTACCACGTTTTGGACGCATTTCCTCTGCATAGGGTTCGTGCTTATAACAGCTGAGAACCACGATGAACCCAACTCCCCTAAACAAGGTGAAATCTTGCCAGGTATTGCATTTGAGGAAATCATGCACATGTTTGCTGATGTTCTCAATCAAAACACCTTCAAAGGATCCCTCGCTGAAGCCTGTTTGAGCGCCAGACGAATCTTGGACGCAGTATCCAGTCAAGATAGCGGCTCGTTTGAATTTGATCTAGATTCAATTTGCTTACCTATTCGAGAATCTCTAACCACTGGGGAAGATGTTGATATTTACAAAGAAGTGTGTGAATTGTTGGAATTTGTTAATGGTAATTACTATGGATATAATTATGACGAAGATCGGAAATATAGCGATATCAATATTCGAGATGGGTACAGGTGGCTTCTGAAATCGTTCATTCTTTTAACCTTTGACTCATCTTGGTATTCACCATGGAGACATTATCTGGTATCACCTCATGAATTAATACACGGTGCTTTCAAGATGGATTGGAAGAGTGGCAATATGGATTGTGACCTGATGTCCCAAGAATTGAGAGGTCGAACGGGTAAAGAATTCCTTGATCGTGCAATACGGAACAGTTTCTTCGAAGCTCTTCGTTACCGACATTTCCCCAGGAATTGCAGTGTTTCCAATGACGAACCGTACGATTATGACGAAGAAGCGGCGTACACGTCCAGCATTATTGATAATATGATTTCAAATGTGCTAGGACATGTCGCACGGGACTGTAACGTTCTTAGCAACGCTCTTGATGATTTTGAAAGAGGCGACAGGACTGCAATAAATGAGATTCTTAACCGTGCCAAGGATAATTATTATCGCTATGTTTTTGATGACATGGTCTGCGACAGTGAGCTGTTGTCCTCCTATAGAGATAATGATCCTGACTTTGAAGAAGCAATTGCGAACTACACGGGGTTTTCTTCTACAGGGCAACTTTGTACCGCTCTTCATAATATATATTGGTTTACGGAACACCCCGAATACTATGAGGGAAATATAGAAGATATTCAACATGAATACAACACTGGAATGAGTATTTACGGGTACCATCATTCACCGATCAATGATCCTTCATCTCAATATACATCACTACTTAGTCTTTCATCCAAATTTCTTACCGGTAATTCGACATTATCAGCGCTGAATGCAGTGTGTAGCGCATTCGATGACTTCGGCTCCGAAGATAGGCAATTGTGTGATGCATTGTCAATAGCCGCTATAAGCGGACATTGGAAGGCATTCAAGGATATATGCGAAAAAGACTTCCTTCAGAGATATGATCATAACGCATGGAGTGAGAAATTTCATGCTAATCAACCATTTAACATTATATtcaattctttctttctatttaccTTTAATGGAGACTGGAATATGCCTTATAGACATGAGTTTATTTCAATCACCAAACTTCTTCGACAGGCATACGATCTGTGGCCAAACTACGATACAATCTGCCAAAATGTTGCTGAATCTCTAGATCAACCTGCTAATGTGTTAGTAGAAGGTGCCATCATGCATTCATTTAAATACTACATCCGAGATCATATTTTAGTTACCTGCGCATTACCGCTAGGACCTGATGGTTATACCACCACTACCCTTCCCGCAGGACAAGAGACGCCTTCAATGGACAAAGCTTCAGCTATTCTTGCGGATATCTTTCAGTTCCTTTTACATTTTGATAGCAAAGAAGCGATGTGCTCATCACTGTCAAACACGCTGGATGAAATAAGACTAGCGGCTGAACGAGCCACAAGATCCTTCTTACGAATTCTAGAAGACGAAACGAAGTGTCGCGAATTTCTGAAAATTCATCGATATAAAGAGGGTTTCACCGATGCAATATATCGATTTACAGGGTACCATAGAGTTAGAAGTTTTTGCAACTATCTTGTCCAGACATTTACCTCGCGGACACCTGAGATCAACACCAACCGTTTTCAAGGCAAGACATTGCATGAGCCATTTGATGTGTACCTCAACAGAGGTGACGTATTCGATGGCGTCAACTTCACTGATCTGCTTCCTGTGGCTGTTAACCTGTTGAATAGTGCAACTGTTAGAGAAGGTATCAACCTGTTATGCAGTACTTTCCAAGATGCCTTAGATCAAGGTAGAAGTGATCGTGCAATTTGCGAAGCTTTGATATCACAGCAACGAAATTTTCAAGAAGAATGCAATGTGTTCAACTGGCTTACTGCAGATTCTGGTGGATCAAACCGGCAACGTAATATCTGGCCGTGGTTTCTCTTCAACCGATGGTTACCTGATTGGTTTTACGATTACAGCGGATTTGACCATATCTTCTACATGTACACTACCGAATCTTTACCCATGAAATTAGATCTGCCGCAAATGTTAAACAGAATCCTGAGTTTTTCCGATTCGAGTCCTTATGAAGCATTTTGTGATCGTCTATCCGATATTATCGTCAGCCAAGATGATACATTGACGATAAAACATATTCTTGATACGGTTATAGATTTTACTTTGGATCATCTATCTCGCATGGCACCTAAATTATGTCTTGCGGAAAATATGCCTTTTCCAGATGAATCTACTCATGAAAAGCACTCTACAACCACTCCATCAAATAAAGCAAAGGTATGTCCGCCTTACGATCAAACCTATTGGAAACACCTGCATCTAGGACCCGTGGAAGGTCCTATGGTCGGAAAATTATTTGCTTACTTAAACACCTATGTGCCGATTGAACTCATGTGTGAAATATTATGCACTGAACAGAATATAAACACAGATATTCTCAAGACGAAATCCTTGGTTAGCTTGAGAGAGGTATATACCGATTCTTGGCATTGCCGCCTTTTTGCTGCTTTCATTGATAGTGAGAGACAAAAGGCACATAAGGATATTATTCCGACATTAGCTGAGGAAATGGGATTTATATCTACGGATAGCATGTGCACGGCAATGGTTGAAGCGTTTAATGCAGGCGACACGGAGCTTGATTTCGATTGGTCTAATGTTACAGCTTATTACAAGTATTATTACCCAAAAGAGTTTCATCCACCCACCAAAGGAAAGGTACTACCCGGTGTTTCATTTTACCAGCTAGTTCAGATGATCGGTAATATCTACAATAACACCCTACGTAGTAGTCTCACAACTATATGTCGAATCTTACACATCGAATCTCACAGCAATGACTTTCCATTTGAATACGAACTTTGCATACTTGCTAATGATGCTGTTACAAATAAGAAACGCTTTCAAGAATACTGTTACTCGGAAGCTGCACAATATCAGACATACTTTGATCACGCTGATgataatattggctatgatgatATCGTATACCCGGATGGGTTTCCAGATCATATATTTGAAGAACAATCTTGGGCAGTTTCTCCAGAAATCACGGCACTTAACGATTTTGCGAAGGCACGATTTGGATTAGATATAAATAACACTTACAGTGTCTGCGAAGTTGGCGGAGAAATGCTTAAATTATCCATGGATGGCTTCATTCAGACTGTAACAGACGGGTTGTCTTTAGTTGTAAAGACCTTCATAAGAAACCAGTATGATATGATATGTTCGAATGACATCAATATTGAAGATATTCCTACCAGCAATTCAACAGATTTTCCGAGCGAATTTCCCGCGCATTTGCTGGCAGTACTTGCAGACTACCAATCGTCTGAAGAATTTTGCAACCAGCTGTTACACCTAATACCAACATCGAACGAAAACAGGGGCACGTGTATAAAAGAAACTGACGATCCCATCCTACAAGACATTGTGAATAAAATAACATCTAATGCTTTGTTGGTAATCAAAGACAAAATCGTTTGTGGCAAAGTTGTTGACGTCTTCTTCACCTATTTTAACGAGGATTTACCTGTTCTAACTGGACACGATACCTCGAACACCCTTTGTACTACTGTAGTGGATGCACTTACGCAACCACCAGATCAGGCTTCTTATAGTCCACCACCAGTGCCATCCAATGTGGCCGAAATCTTGGAAACTTTTGAGCCGTTTCAAGAACCTGGACAAATACTTCCGTTTCTTACTTTTGACAAAGCTGCCGAATTATATGGATACCTGTATAATCAGCCATCTTTGTATGACAGTCTTGCTTATTTGTGTGAACACTACAATAGTACATTGTTTATGATTGGTGACGTACCTCAGGAGATCAGAAAGGTGTGCAATGCATTCAAAGATGATGGGGACATAAACCACGCGGTTTCAATTTGCAAGGCGATTGTAGTTCCCTTGATATATGGAAGCGAATATCCAATTGGATTGAGGCAAATCGATCCACTCTTTGAAATTCAGAAAATTTTGCTCAATCTTGCCGGAGGGAGCATCTTCATGAATACTAGCACAGTCACATCTGCAATAGAAACTCTGATTAATTCTGAAATGAATTTGAAAGATCTTATAAACGGTGTGCTCGATGATTTGCTACCTAGTGCCCTACAAACCGCATATGACATATGTGACGATTGGGATGCAATTGatacatttttaaaactagaAAGTGAGTTTGACGGACAACGGATAAATGCCATGTGGAGACTTATTGGAACTCTAAGTGGATTTGCGACATCTGCGGGGGAATTTGACTGTGATACTCTGCAAAGCAAAATCGCAGCAGAACATAGAACCTCTCGTGCAGTAGATACGTCAACAGTTGTGGAAGATTTGAAAGAGAAATTCTGGTCTTACATGACTGATATCAACCAATGTCAAGTTGCAGTTAACAGTTTTATGGAATATATAAATCATGTAAATGCTTCATGGTCAAGTTCTGACGATACTATAACACATAgtaacctttttacaaacttcACACGATACGCAGATGCACGGGAGTTCTGTAAGGCACTTGTGGAACTTGTCGACATCAAAG ATAATTGCGATGAATCGATTTGTACAATGGCTGATCCTCAATGTGGAACGAACGGACAAACATTTAGAAACCCATGTGACTTAAAATTAGCAATGTGCTCAAATCCGGACTTGCAATTACAACACGCGGGAGAATGTCAATCAG GGATGTGTAACGGTGACCGAGACTGTAATGGCGATTGTCAAGGTACTGCCATTGTCAATGAGTGTCTATATTGTGTGAATGGGAACACTGGAAGAGCAAGTGATTTTGGGCGGGATAAATGCGGGGTGTGTATCTCGTCAGATGCGTCCTATCGTTTGGGGGTTGACTGCAATGGAGACTGTGGTGGAGTAGCCGATTATGATGAGTGTGGAGAATGTACTG GTGGTAAAACGACTAAAGCCAGAAGCATTAATGACCATAGGTTAGACTGCAACGGTGTGTGTGATGGTACATGGGTGCTAGATGGTTGTGATATTTGTGGACCAAATAATGGACATACGGACAGCTACAGTATGTACAAAGACTGCAGCGGGACATGCCATCCACCAG GCTCAGATACTGCAGGTTGGGCTCGGCGTAACACGTGTGATGAATGCGTAGGAGGAACGACAGGTCTAGATGAATCCTATGGTATGAATGCATGTGGAGAATGCAGAACAGACATCATGAGTTGTGCTGGATGCGATGGTGTACCATACAG TGGGAAAGAAGAAGATGGATGTGGGGTTTGTGAAGGAGATGGGACCAGCTGTGTCAAGGTATCCCGTATACATCCTACCATTGCACCATCCGGGCAGAATATACAG TTTGTGATTAGGGGTGCCGGTTTGAATCATGCTGGTACTAAATGCGTCTTCGACCTTGACGGATCACGCACTGAAGTCATTGGTACATCGGATGGGCCACAAATGATTACTTGTGGTGATGTGCGCATTTTTCTTCTTCTAATGTAA